The genomic DNA tcatttctatcATTATATCCCCATATTCCCCATCAGCTGTATTGCCAATTTGTCAGTGCTGTCAGTGCTGTCAGCGTGTCGGTATCTGtgtgttatttattttgacagcTAGATTTAAACAgcaaataaagtaaatttaatgttaTGGAAAATGttggaattaaaattgaaaggaaatcaattgaatttaaagattttaaaaaatttaatattggaCAAAGAGTATTCAACAAACAAtactcaaatatttatattgctCGATTAAAAgctttgaaaaatgttttagaaaaaaaatcgatagaaaaatggggtaaattattattatcattttttgttttttgtatttgtatttaaataaataaattaatatttatatttcttcaGGCgaatatgaaatattaaagatTTCTCAACTTTCTGACGatacaaattttaatgaagaagaagaaacgGATAAACTAGTCATACTCATAGGTATTATTTATAAGCATCAAGAATTAAAACCATCTATATTGAAAGAGCTTAGTGATGAACTTGAATTAATACCTCAACCATCAAGATCTAATTATTCATCTGAAAAAgatgaattatttcttgaagaTGAAATGCTTAGGATTAAATTAATCGGTTCGAATATTAACTCAAAAGAAATGGTAACAGGATTGATTTGTAGTGTGCTAGGTTATCAATGTAGTGGTGGAGTATTTTAtgtaagacttttttttttgctaacgttatcataattttttggtaatgaaaatttaatttttttttttttttttcggttagGTCAAAAGTTACTGTATGCCAGGAATATGCTGCCCACAAAATCCCTTATCTTCTCCTTTACTTTTTTCAACAGATAATAAGACGgacaattatatattattattgtctggcttggatttattaaataacccAAATTCATTACATTATCAACTTTTAATCGAGTGGATAAATGGAATGGCCGGAAATGATAAAGTCCAACAAAATTCAGCTTCTATTTctcaaataataattgctggtaaataaatatttatataagtgatttttgatttttttaaatttcactaaataataaaataatgatttgttttttaataggAAATAGTATAAAAGGATCTG from Microplitis mediator isolate UGA2020A chromosome 7, iyMicMedi2.1, whole genome shotgun sequence includes the following:
- the LOC130671583 gene encoding DNA polymerase delta subunit 2-like, whose product is MENVGIKIERKSIEFKDFKKFNIGQRVFNKQYSNIYIARLKALKNVLEKKSIEKWGEYEILKISQLSDDTNFNEEEETDKLVILIGIIYKHQELKPSILKELSDELELIPQPSRSNYSSEKDELFLEDEMLRIKLIGSNINSKEMVTGLICSVLGYQCSGGVFYVKSYCMPGICCPQNPLSSPLLFSTDNKTDNYILLLSGLDLLNNPNSLHYQLLIEWINGMAGNDKVQQNSASISQIIIAGNSIKGSVEMYNHKGYIKMKNKFTAVTMETVLASHRFDNLLKEIIATSNVILMPGQFDPSNHSIPQQPLHSCILPQSYRYKSLYGATNPWIGKIGNRIVAGSSGQPIDDIIKVTNLMDDYTPLDWLEKTLNWRHFAPTAPDTLAAYPYFETDPFIMEECPDIYFVGNTNEYATKCVIGEQGQMVRLICIPKFSNTYTAVVVNLLSLDTWTISF